In Streptomyces sp. SID8374, one genomic interval encodes:
- a CDS encoding OB-fold domain-containing protein has translation MADAPDPLYDRLTSYTGRPAATAGTGKDPVNAPMIRHWCEAMGDTSPAYQGPDAVAPPTMLQAWTMGGLTGHPHGTGRSAAYDELLGLLDGAGYTSVVATDCEQEYLRPLRPGDLITFDAVIESVSRRKTTKLGTGYFVTTRMDVRADGEPAGTHRFRILKYRPAKRKPPLRPRPVINRDNAGFWAGVAEHRLLIQRCTDCATLRFPWLPGCNACAGQEWDTVEASGEGTVFSHVVMHHPSFPAFDPSGEGGPYAVALVELAEGVRIVGNVVGVPYDKVRVGLPVRLEFHRMDPDLELPVFRASEGG, from the coding sequence TTGGCCGACGCCCCGGACCCCCTCTACGACCGGCTCACCTCCTACACCGGCCGCCCCGCCGCCACCGCCGGCACCGGCAAGGACCCCGTCAACGCGCCCATGATCCGCCACTGGTGCGAGGCCATGGGCGACACCTCCCCCGCCTACCAGGGCCCCGACGCCGTCGCCCCGCCCACCATGCTCCAGGCCTGGACCATGGGCGGGCTGACCGGGCACCCCCACGGCACCGGCCGCTCGGCGGCGTACGACGAACTCCTCGGGCTCCTCGACGGTGCCGGGTACACCTCCGTCGTCGCCACCGACTGCGAGCAGGAGTACCTGCGGCCGCTCCGCCCCGGCGATCTGATCACCTTCGACGCGGTCATCGAGTCCGTCTCCCGCCGCAAGACCACCAAGCTCGGCACCGGGTACTTCGTCACCACCCGCATGGACGTCCGCGCCGACGGCGAGCCCGCCGGGACGCACCGCTTCCGCATCCTCAAGTACCGCCCCGCCAAACGTAAACCGCCCCTCCGCCCCCGCCCCGTCATCAACCGCGACAACGCCGGATTCTGGGCCGGGGTCGCCGAGCACCGCCTCCTCATCCAGCGCTGCACGGACTGCGCCACCCTCCGTTTCCCCTGGCTCCCCGGCTGCAACGCCTGTGCCGGCCAGGAGTGGGACACGGTCGAGGCGAGCGGCGAGGGCACGGTGTTCAGCCATGTCGTGATGCACCACCCGTCCTTCCCGGCCTTCGACCCGTCGGGCGAGGGCGGCCCGTACGCCGTCGCGCTCGTCGAACTCGCCGAGGGCGTCCGGATCGTCGGCAACGTGGTCGGGGTGCCATACGACAAGGTCCGCGTCGGCCTGCCCGTACGCCTGGAGTTCCACCGCATGGACCCCGATCTGGAACTCCCGGTCTTCCGGGCGAGCGAGGGCGGTTGA
- a CDS encoding bifunctional DNA primase/polymerase yields MATIDRQTTTLALAHALSAAERGLPVFPLSATKLPALRSPHHGERPPVHCRGECGLPGHGVHDATTDPAAVRALFAAAPRATGYGIACGRTPHRLIGIDLDIDTAHDNDSVGALQQLALQHLFTIPPTVTVLTPSGGRHLWLTGPADTTVPNSAGRLAPGIDVRGAGGYLVGPGSVTAHGRYRLAPGTAHLTPAPCPRPLLRLLTPPPRRPTGPATGSANTPEAPGRRGEGLIQFVLAAHEGQRNTRLFWAACRAYEHGFGDALADALTTAAIRTGLTEQEARAAIASAERLTRGRGD; encoded by the coding sequence ATGGCCACCATCGACCGGCAGACCACCACCCTGGCCCTCGCCCACGCCCTCTCCGCCGCCGAGCGCGGGCTCCCCGTCTTCCCCTTGTCCGCCACCAAGCTCCCCGCGCTGCGCTCCCCCCACCACGGCGAGCGCCCGCCGGTCCACTGCCGGGGCGAGTGCGGGCTGCCCGGCCACGGGGTGCACGACGCCACCACGGACCCCGCGGCCGTCCGCGCCCTCTTCGCCGCCGCGCCCCGGGCCACCGGCTACGGCATCGCCTGCGGCCGCACCCCGCACCGGCTCATCGGCATCGACCTGGACATCGACACCGCGCACGACAACGACTCGGTGGGGGCCCTCCAGCAGCTGGCGCTCCAGCACCTGTTCACGATCCCGCCGACGGTCACCGTGCTCACCCCGAGCGGCGGCCGCCACCTCTGGCTCACCGGCCCCGCCGACACCACGGTCCCCAACTCGGCCGGCCGCCTCGCCCCCGGCATCGACGTCCGCGGCGCGGGCGGCTACCTGGTCGGCCCCGGTTCGGTCACCGCCCACGGCCGCTACCGCCTGGCCCCCGGCACCGCCCACCTCACCCCGGCCCCCTGCCCCCGCCCCCTCCTGCGCCTTCTCACCCCGCCCCCACGACGCCCGACCGGCCCGGCCACCGGCAGCGCGAACACCCCGGAGGCCCCGGGCCGCCGGGGCGAGGGCCTGATCCAGTTCGTCCTGGCGGCCCACGAGGGCCAGCGCAACACCCGCCTGTTCTGGGCCGCCTGCCGCGCCTACGAACACGGCTTCGGCGACGCCCTGGCCGACGCCCTCACCACCGCAGCGATCCGCACGGGCCTCACGGAACAGGAGGCGCGTGCGGCGATCGCGTCGGCGGAGCGGCTGACCCGGGGCCGGGGCGACTGA
- a CDS encoding glycerophosphodiester phosphodiesterase: MTRVTHARQRSPHTSIQVVAHRGASDDAPEHTLAAYRKAIEDGADALECDVRLTADGHLVCVHDRRVNRTSNGRGAVSALELADLAALDFGSWKDREESPDWDPVPGELTSVLTLERLLELFTEVRATGRPLQLAIETKHPTRWAGQVEERLLQLLNRFELATPPADEPSPIRIMSFSGRSLHRVQAAAPALPTVYLMQFVSPRLRDGRLPAGSRIAGPGMRIVRNHPGYIERLHRAGHRVHVWTVNEPADVELCAELGVEAIITNRPKQVLSQLRGI, translated from the coding sequence ATGACCCGGGTGACCCACGCACGGCAGCGCAGCCCGCACACCTCGATCCAGGTCGTCGCCCATCGCGGGGCGTCCGACGACGCCCCCGAACACACCCTGGCCGCCTATCGCAAGGCGATCGAGGACGGTGCCGACGCCCTGGAGTGCGACGTCCGGCTGACCGCCGACGGCCACCTGGTCTGCGTGCACGACCGCCGGGTGAACCGTACGTCGAACGGGCGCGGCGCCGTCTCCGCCCTGGAGCTCGCCGATCTCGCCGCCCTCGACTTCGGCTCCTGGAAGGACCGCGAGGAGTCACCGGACTGGGATCCGGTGCCGGGCGAGCTCACCTCCGTGCTGACCCTGGAACGGCTCCTGGAGCTCTTCACCGAGGTACGGGCCACGGGGCGGCCGCTCCAGCTGGCCATCGAGACGAAGCACCCCACCCGTTGGGCCGGACAGGTCGAGGAGCGGCTCCTCCAGCTCCTGAACCGCTTCGAGCTGGCCACGCCGCCGGCCGACGAGCCCTCCCCCATCCGCATCATGAGCTTCTCCGGGCGCTCCCTGCACCGCGTCCAGGCGGCGGCGCCCGCGCTGCCCACCGTCTACCTGATGCAGTTCGTCTCGCCCCGGCTGCGGGACGGACGGCTGCCCGCCGGCTCCCGGATCGCCGGACCCGGCATGCGAATCGTGCGCAACCACCCCGGATACATCGAGAGGCTGCACCGGGCGGGCCACCGGGTGCACGTGTGGACTGTGAACGAACCGGCGGACGTGGAGCTCTGCGCCGAACTCGGCGTCGAGGCGATCATCACCAACCGCCCGAAGCAGGTTCTGTCCCAACTGCGCGGCATCTAG
- a CDS encoding acyl-CoA dehydrogenase family protein, producing the protein MHLAPTERQQQLRTELRAYFAAVLPEGGGWRDDPGEQRRLLRRIGADGMLGLGWPLAYGGQGRGPDEQFVFFDEAYRAGAPVSMVTLNTVGPTLMKYGTEEQKAYFLPRILSGDLVFAIGYSEPEAGTDLAALRTRAVRDPGDGDTGEGGEDGDDWVIDGQKIFTSNAQQADWIWLACRTDPDAPKHRGISIILVPTDDPGFSWTPIETVGGLTTTATYYDGVRVPASNLVGAENEGWGLITNQLNHERVALAAIGMQAEDFYEEALAHARTPDPATGRRRIDEPWVRARLAEAYARLAATRLLNWRLVGAVGAGALAPGEASGVKFAGTESAVEVYRMCQEVVGEAALLRRGSPGCFGAEGSGGGELERMNRAAQINTFGGGVSEVQREIVATMRLGMTRGKR; encoded by the coding sequence GTGCACCTCGCCCCGACGGAGCGCCAGCAGCAGCTGCGTACCGAACTGCGCGCGTACTTCGCGGCCGTGCTGCCCGAAGGCGGCGGTTGGCGCGACGATCCGGGTGAGCAGCGGCGGCTGCTGCGCAGGATCGGTGCCGATGGCATGCTCGGCCTCGGCTGGCCCCTCGCGTACGGCGGTCAAGGGCGGGGCCCCGACGAGCAGTTCGTCTTCTTCGACGAGGCGTACCGGGCCGGCGCCCCCGTCTCCATGGTCACCCTCAACACCGTCGGCCCGACCCTGATGAAGTACGGCACCGAGGAGCAGAAGGCGTACTTCCTGCCCCGCATCCTCAGCGGCGACCTCGTCTTCGCGATCGGCTACAGCGAACCCGAAGCCGGTACGGACCTGGCGGCCCTGCGGACCCGTGCCGTACGTGACCCCGGCGACGGCGACACCGGCGAGGGCGGCGAGGACGGCGACGACTGGGTCATCGACGGGCAGAAGATCTTCACCAGCAACGCCCAGCAGGCCGACTGGATCTGGCTCGCCTGCCGCACGGACCCCGACGCCCCCAAGCACCGCGGCATCTCGATCATCCTGGTGCCGACCGACGACCCCGGCTTCTCCTGGACGCCCATCGAGACCGTGGGCGGGCTGACGACGACCGCCACGTACTACGACGGCGTACGCGTCCCCGCCTCGAACCTCGTCGGTGCGGAGAACGAGGGGTGGGGGCTCATCACCAACCAGCTCAACCATGAACGCGTCGCCCTCGCCGCCATCGGCATGCAGGCCGAGGACTTCTACGAGGAGGCCCTCGCCCACGCCCGTACGCCCGACCCCGCCACGGGGCGCCGCCGGATCGACGAGCCGTGGGTACGCGCCCGGCTCGCGGAGGCGTACGCCCGGCTTGCGGCGACCCGGCTGCTGAACTGGCGGCTGGTCGGGGCCGTGGGGGCGGGCGCGCTGGCCCCCGGTGAGGCGAGCGGCGTGAAGTTCGCGGGGACCGAGAGCGCCGTGGAGGTCTATCGGATGTGCCAGGAGGTGGTGGGGGAGGCCGCACTCCTTCGGCGCGGATCCCCCGGCTGCTTCGGCGCGGAAGGCAGCGGTGGTGGTGAGCTGGAGCGGATGAACCGGGCCGCGCAGATCAACACCTTCGGCGGCGGTGTCAGCGAAGTGCAGCGCGAGATCGTCGCCACCATGCGGCTCGGGATGACCCGGGGCAAGCGGTGA
- a CDS encoding DUF6221 family protein yields the protein MNDKLVDFLRARLDEDDAFAEMAVATSGGGEWLMRGRSGEQGPIEEKSNGRIVVPDTGVPDRLEAIHIARHNPARIRREVKAKLGILDKYRPGATDPHPGFPCTNSVHFDPDGDEYDPDVICERHSRAIDERPDGIFGNDAVLRLLAVPYADHPDYQPEWAPDARPRSWDISHM from the coding sequence ATGAATGACAAATTGGTCGACTTCCTGCGTGCCCGACTCGATGAAGACGATGCCTTCGCCGAGATGGCGGTGGCTACGAGCGGCGGAGGCGAGTGGCTGATGCGCGGGCGTTCTGGTGAACAAGGGCCTATCGAGGAGAAGTCGAACGGCCGGATCGTGGTCCCTGACACAGGGGTCCCGGACCGGCTGGAGGCCATTCATATAGCCCGCCACAACCCGGCTCGCATCCGCCGTGAGGTAAAGGCCAAGCTCGGCATCCTCGACAAGTACCGGCCCGGCGCCACTGATCCCCATCCGGGCTTTCCCTGCACCAACAGCGTGCACTTCGATCCGGACGGGGATGAGTATGACCCTGATGTCATCTGCGAGCGCCATTCGCGGGCCATCGATGAGCGCCCGGACGGGATCTTCGGCAACGACGCGGTGCTAAGGCTGCTCGCAGTGCCCTACGCGGACCATCCCGATTACCAGCCTGAGTGGGCACCGGACGCGCGACCTCGGTCGTGGGACATCTCGCACATGTAG
- a CDS encoding trypsin-like peptidase domain-containing protein — MSTENEGTEGNAVPAVPPVPPAPPVPATTPDAAADGAASRTSPDSGTSPAADGVREGAGSDSGTETAPPAAPAAPPTAPAHADAPRHTPTAQGAPAHQAAHQESAPHSGTHQVPPAYSGPTEPHTPQPQHPPYGAAPEPPAGAASWPPPPPAVPSYAGGGPYAGGGAAHTPGGGNGSGNGPVWGAPQPGHDPSHGNGKRRGAGALVAAVAVAALVAGGVGGALGYWAADRNDNGSSGSSTTVSASDSPRDLKRPAGTVAGVAAKALPSVVTIDAQGGDGEGGTGTGFVYDKEGHILTNNHVVASAAESGELSATFSDGKKYAAEVVGRAQGYDVAVLKLKNPPSGLAPLPLGNSESVAVGDSTIAIGAPFGLSNTVTTGIISAKNRPVASGDGSSSKNSYMSALQTDASINPGNSGGPLLDATGAVIGINSAIQSTGGGLGQSQAGSIGLGFAIPINQAKNVAEQLIKTGKPVYPVIGATVTMEEKTGGAAISAKGADGTPAVTPDGPAAKAGLKAGDVITKFNDTVIDSGPTLIGEIWTRKPGEKVTLTYERDGKTATAEVTLGQREGDS; from the coding sequence GTGAGCACCGAGAACGAGGGCACCGAGGGCAACGCGGTACCGGCCGTGCCGCCCGTTCCGCCCGCACCTCCCGTGCCGGCCACCACTCCCGACGCGGCGGCGGACGGAGCCGCGTCCCGGACGTCCCCGGACTCCGGGACCTCTCCGGCGGCGGACGGCGTACGCGAGGGGGCCGGGAGCGACTCCGGTACGGAGACGGCGCCCCCGGCAGCCCCGGCCGCGCCCCCGACTGCCCCGGCGCACGCGGACGCCCCGCGCCACACTCCGACGGCCCAGGGCGCCCCGGCGCACCAGGCCGCGCACCAGGAGTCCGCGCCGCACTCCGGCACGCACCAGGTCCCCCCGGCGTACTCCGGCCCGACCGAGCCCCACACCCCTCAGCCGCAGCACCCCCCGTACGGGGCGGCGCCCGAGCCCCCCGCGGGCGCCGCCTCCTGGCCCCCGCCCCCGCCCGCGGTCCCCTCGTACGCGGGTGGCGGACCGTACGCGGGCGGCGGCGCGGCCCACACGCCCGGCGGCGGCAACGGGAGCGGCAACGGCCCGGTCTGGGGCGCCCCGCAGCCCGGCCACGACCCCTCCCACGGCAACGGCAAGCGCCGGGGCGCGGGTGCCCTGGTCGCGGCCGTCGCGGTGGCGGCCCTGGTGGCGGGCGGCGTCGGCGGCGCCCTCGGCTACTGGGCGGCCGACCGCAACGACAACGGCTCCTCCGGCAGTTCGACCACGGTCTCCGCCTCGGACTCCCCGAGGGACCTCAAGCGCCCGGCGGGCACCGTGGCCGGGGTCGCGGCCAAGGCGCTGCCCAGCGTGGTCACGATCGACGCGCAGGGCGGCGACGGCGAGGGCGGCACGGGTACGGGCTTCGTGTACGACAAGGAGGGCCACATCCTCACCAACAACCACGTGGTGGCCTCCGCCGCGGAGTCCGGCGAACTGTCGGCGACGTTCTCCGACGGCAAGAAGTACGCGGCCGAGGTGGTCGGCCGGGCGCAGGGCTACGACGTGGCCGTACTGAAGCTCAAGAACCCCCCGTCCGGCCTGGCCCCCCTCCCCCTCGGCAACTCGGAGAGCGTGGCGGTCGGCGACTCGACGATCGCGATCGGCGCCCCCTTCGGCCTGTCCAACACGGTCACGACGGGCATCATCAGCGCGAAGAACCGCCCGGTCGCCTCCGGGGACGGCTCCAGCAGCAAGAACTCGTACATGAGCGCCCTGCAGACCGACGCCTCGATCAACCCGGGCAACTCCGGCGGCCCGCTCCTGGACGCCACGGGCGCGGTCATCGGCATCAACTCCGCGATCCAGTCGACGGGCGGCGGCCTCGGCCAGTCCCAGGCCGGCTCCATCGGCCTCGGCTTCGCGATCCCGATCAACCAGGCGAAGAACGTCGCCGAGCAGCTGATCAAGACGGGCAAGCCGGTCTACCCGGTGATCGGCGCGACGGTGACGATGGAGGAGAAGACCGGCGGCGCCGCGATCTCCGCCAAGGGCGCGGACGGCACCCCCGCGGTCACCCCGGACGGACCGGCGGCCAAGGCGGGCCTCAAGGCGGGCGACGTGATCACCAAGTTCAACGACACCGTGATCGACAGCGGCCCGACCCTGATCGGCGAGATCTGGACCCGCAAGCCGGGCGAGAAGGTGACCCTGACGTACGAGCGCGACGGCAAGACGGCGACGGCGGAGGTCACCCTGGGCCAGCGCGAGGGCGACAGCTGA
- a CDS encoding acyl-CoA dehydrogenase family protein: MDFTPSEEQAAAQELAARIFGDLSTHERLVAAGTGTDAGLWKELCTAGLPGAVEDIGLLGLVLLLEEQGRTTAQVPLAATCVYGLLAVAGHGTPEQRERLLPALRDGTAVATGAFPARGGVRSVDGALYGAVPWVPWLRDATQVLVADDERELWIVDTRAPGVTVVPVETTAPWSAGRVGLDGVRGESLGTGPGACASVLAAGRTAFAGLQAGVCAGSLARAVQHTTTREQFGRPLSTNQGVLLRAADAHMDTEAIRVTAYEAAWRYDRQLGHEAQALTAAWWASEAGRRVVHAGQHLHGGTGADLDHPVHRHFLWGRQLDAYLGCGAELLEELGLLLASGDRGKEGTP; the protein is encoded by the coding sequence ATGGACTTCACCCCGAGCGAGGAGCAGGCGGCGGCGCAGGAGCTGGCCGCGCGGATCTTCGGCGACCTGTCGACGCACGAGCGGCTGGTGGCGGCGGGCACAGGGACGGACGCGGGGCTGTGGAAGGAGCTGTGTACGGCCGGGCTGCCCGGCGCGGTGGAGGACATCGGGCTCCTCGGCCTGGTCCTGCTCCTGGAGGAACAGGGCCGGACCACCGCCCAGGTCCCGCTGGCGGCGACCTGTGTGTACGGGCTCCTCGCGGTCGCCGGGCACGGTACGCCGGAGCAGCGGGAGCGCCTGCTGCCCGCCCTGCGCGACGGTACGGCGGTGGCGACGGGGGCCTTCCCGGCGCGGGGCGGGGTGCGCTCGGTGGACGGCGCGCTGTACGGGGCCGTGCCCTGGGTGCCGTGGCTGCGGGACGCCACCCAGGTGCTGGTCGCGGATGACGAGCGGGAGTTGTGGATCGTCGACACCCGGGCGCCTGGGGTGACCGTCGTGCCCGTGGAGACGACCGCGCCCTGGTCGGCGGGGCGGGTCGGCCTCGACGGCGTACGGGGAGAGTCCCTCGGTACGGGCCCGGGGGCCTGCGCCTCGGTCCTCGCCGCCGGCCGGACCGCCTTCGCCGGGCTCCAGGCGGGCGTCTGCGCGGGCTCCCTCGCCCGCGCCGTGCAACACACCACCACCCGCGAGCAGTTCGGCCGCCCCCTCTCCACCAACCAGGGCGTCCTGCTCCGCGCCGCCGACGCCCACATGGACACCGAGGCCATCCGGGTCACGGCGTACGAGGCGGCCTGGCGGTACGACCGGCAACTGGGCCACGAGGCACAGGCGTTGACGGCCGCCTGGTGGGCCTCGGAGGCAGGGCGGCGGGTCGTGCACGCGGGCCAGCACCTGCACGGCGGCACCGGGGCCGACCTCGACCACCCGGTCCACCGGCACTTCCTCTGGGGCCGCCAGCTGGACGCGTACCTCGGCTGCGGCGCCGAACTGCTGGAAGAGCTCGGGCTGTTGCTCGCGAGCGGCGACCGTGGGAAGGAGGGCACGCCGTGA